One window of Acuticoccus sediminis genomic DNA carries:
- a CDS encoding methyl-accepting chemotaxis protein, with the protein MSKILGRAPNALNNIALSLKLIASVSVVLALLLAVWGFGHRGVGEIDGMFSHYRRSAHADIFLSGLRTRVMRANLAVANFVGRNGEVSAADAAVTVNAISDDATAARAEALFEGDPAVLPAVRDILGRADTYAALFDRLAAEQRRYDDLFAELESEGQALKVALEGLIRSVFTGADGDAEREVATFEEHALLGEVEALRFLVDFKPEPAAAARREFGEATTGIERYRNTNPQRIRQTESVLSALGAYRETFDAIETVIVRRNALLRDEIIPLETRILADVQHLAEAQEAAQRTLDAEAPSAVASTQSTTFLLSIVAVLVAVAAGFAIVITVGRPIRALTGVMNRLADGDTDFAVRPDNSRDEFGQMWTALAKMRTTTEDAFSRAQMIDQVPMPVMVADPNDDFRITYMNKATRKQLGLIEHLLPIRVDEMEGASIDRFHKNPAHQRAILANPSMLPYSTTINLAGEEHLHLTCSEVRDRAGRYSGTLLSWEIVSQKVRSTRVFETTVKATMDQMAATFTGMRHQVDGIVGSVRTTQGELTAGVGAVGQAAASVQMVASAAEELSSSITEITQRISSSSERIRRASHDTQSVAAQANELLAVSGRISKVVETISDIAGKTNLLALNATIEAASAGEAGKGFAVVAHEVKDLATQTAEATQEVTQQIDAIQKQVETVVGGITEVSQTIESMRETFSGVAAAVEEQQAATHEITVNAQYAASGVSTASDTLRNVEDLSKGNLTAAQLLSTATSELSEANDNLGRESDSFLVEMKRS; encoded by the coding sequence GTGAGCAAGATCCTGGGACGCGCACCCAATGCGCTCAACAACATCGCGCTGTCGCTGAAGCTGATCGCCTCGGTGTCTGTCGTTCTCGCCCTGCTGCTCGCCGTCTGGGGCTTCGGGCACCGCGGCGTCGGCGAGATCGACGGGATGTTCTCCCACTACCGCCGGAGCGCCCACGCCGACATCTTCCTGTCGGGGCTGCGCACGCGGGTGATGCGCGCGAACCTTGCCGTCGCCAACTTCGTCGGCCGGAACGGTGAGGTCTCGGCCGCGGACGCCGCCGTCACCGTCAACGCCATCAGCGACGACGCCACGGCCGCGCGCGCCGAGGCCCTGTTCGAGGGGGACCCCGCCGTCCTCCCGGCCGTGCGCGACATCCTCGGGCGCGCGGACACCTATGCCGCGCTCTTCGATCGTCTCGCGGCCGAGCAGCGGCGCTATGACGACCTCTTCGCCGAACTCGAAAGCGAAGGGCAGGCGCTCAAGGTCGCGCTGGAGGGGCTGATCCGCTCGGTCTTCACCGGCGCGGACGGCGATGCCGAGCGCGAGGTCGCCACCTTCGAGGAACACGCCCTCCTCGGCGAGGTGGAGGCGCTGCGGTTCCTCGTCGACTTCAAGCCGGAGCCCGCCGCCGCCGCGCGCCGGGAGTTCGGCGAGGCGACGACAGGCATCGAGCGCTACCGCAACACCAACCCGCAGCGGATCCGCCAGACCGAGAGCGTCCTCTCCGCCCTCGGTGCCTACCGCGAGACCTTCGACGCCATCGAGACCGTCATCGTGCGCCGCAACGCGCTCCTCCGGGACGAGATCATCCCGCTGGAGACCCGGATCCTCGCCGACGTCCAGCACCTCGCCGAGGCGCAGGAGGCGGCGCAGCGCACCCTCGACGCCGAAGCCCCGTCCGCCGTCGCCTCGACGCAGTCGACGACGTTCCTGCTGTCGATCGTCGCCGTCCTCGTCGCCGTCGCCGCCGGGTTTGCCATCGTGATTACCGTCGGACGGCCGATCCGCGCCCTGACCGGCGTGATGAACCGCCTCGCCGACGGGGACACCGACTTCGCCGTCCGGCCGGACAACAGCCGGGACGAGTTCGGCCAGATGTGGACCGCCCTCGCCAAGATGCGCACCACCACCGAGGACGCCTTCAGCCGGGCGCAGATGATCGATCAGGTGCCGATGCCCGTCATGGTGGCGGACCCCAACGACGATTTCCGCATCACCTACATGAACAAGGCGACGCGCAAGCAGCTCGGCCTCATCGAGCACCTACTGCCGATCCGGGTGGACGAAATGGAGGGCGCCTCGATCGACCGCTTCCACAAGAACCCGGCGCATCAGCGGGCGATCCTCGCGAACCCGTCCATGCTTCCCTATTCAACGACGATCAACCTCGCCGGGGAGGAGCACCTGCACCTCACCTGCTCGGAGGTGCGCGACCGGGCGGGCCGCTACTCTGGCACGCTGCTGTCGTGGGAGATCGTCAGCCAGAAGGTCCGCAGCACCCGCGTCTTCGAGACGACGGTGAAGGCGACAATGGACCAGATGGCGGCGACCTTCACCGGCATGCGCCATCAGGTCGACGGGATCGTCGGCAGCGTGCGCACCACGCAGGGCGAGCTGACGGCCGGCGTCGGCGCCGTCGGCCAGGCGGCCGCCAGCGTCCAGATGGTCGCGTCCGCCGCGGAGGAGCTGTCGTCTTCCATCACCGAGATCACGCAGCGGATCTCGAGCTCGTCCGAGCGGATCCGGCGGGCGTCGCACGACACGCAGTCTGTGGCTGCGCAGGCCAACGAGCTCCTCGCCGTCAGCGGGCGGATCAGCAAGGTGGTGGAGACGATCTCCGACATCGCCGGGAAGACCAACCTCCTCGCCCTCAACGCGACCATCGAGGCCGCGAGCGCCGGGGAGGCCGGCAAGGGCTTCGCGGTCGTGGCGCATGAGGTGAAGGACCTCGCCACCCAGACCGCCGAGGCGACGCAGGAGGTCACCCAGCAGATCGACGCGATCCAGAAGCAGGTCGAGACCGTGGTCGGCGGCATCACGGAGGTGTCGCAGACCATCGAGTCGATGCGCGAGACCTTCAGCGGGGTCGCCGCCGCGGTGGAGGAGCAGCAGGCCGCCACGCACGAGATCACCGTCAACGCCCAGTACGCGGCGAGCGGCGTCTCGACCGCGTCGGACACGCTGCGCAACGTGGAGGACCTTTCCAAGGGCAACCTCACCGCCGCCCAGCTCCTGTCGACGGCGACGTCCGAGCTCAGCGAGGCGAACGACAACCTCGGCCGCGAATCCGACTCCTTCCTCGTCGAGATGAAGCGGAGCTGA
- a CDS encoding ABC transporter ATP-binding protein, protein MADLALLNLRKRYGSHVAVRDIDLSLNSGDFLTLLGPSGCGKTTTLKLIAGIEAPDAGSIRLGARDVSRVPVNRRGIGFVFQSLALFPHRTVTENVAFGLRMRGVPRRDIAERTTRALDLVRLSAHRDKLPQQLSGGQQQRVALARAFVIEPPVMLLDEPLSALDRNLREAMQVEIRDLTQRLGITSVFVTHDQAEAMALSDRIAVMNDGAIEQFGSPQEVFRRPATPFVAAFMGVSNLFPAMAEGDGRLRLDDFPDCAIEAAVPLSQGERVTVALRPEDACRCETDAGWALTVRRSIYQGTRASVWLGLPSAPAGSAEIEATLPIAGAPPATGETVHVTWPVDRVMIFPQDPGRKTRPAA, encoded by the coding sequence ATGGCCGACCTCGCACTCCTCAACCTGCGCAAGCGCTACGGCAGCCACGTCGCCGTTCGCGACATCGACCTCTCGCTGAATTCCGGCGACTTCCTCACGCTGCTCGGCCCCTCCGGCTGCGGCAAGACGACGACGCTCAAGCTCATCGCGGGCATCGAGGCGCCGGACGCCGGCAGCATCCGCCTCGGAGCCAGGGACGTCAGCCGCGTGCCGGTCAATCGGCGCGGCATCGGCTTCGTCTTCCAGAGCCTCGCCCTGTTCCCGCACCGCACGGTGACGGAGAACGTCGCCTTCGGCCTGAGGATGCGGGGCGTGCCCCGTCGCGACATCGCCGAGCGGACGACGCGCGCGCTCGACCTCGTCCGGCTCTCGGCCCACCGGGACAAGCTCCCGCAGCAGCTGTCCGGCGGCCAGCAGCAGCGGGTGGCGCTCGCCCGGGCGTTCGTGATCGAGCCGCCGGTCATGCTGCTCGACGAGCCGCTCAGCGCGCTCGACCGCAACCTGCGCGAGGCGATGCAGGTGGAAATTCGCGACCTGACCCAGCGCCTCGGAATCACGTCGGTCTTCGTGACCCACGACCAGGCCGAGGCGATGGCGCTGAGCGACCGCATCGCCGTGATGAACGACGGCGCCATCGAGCAGTTCGGCAGCCCGCAAGAGGTGTTCCGCCGGCCAGCGACGCCGTTCGTGGCGGCCTTCATGGGCGTGTCGAACCTCTTTCCGGCCATGGCGGAGGGCGACGGGCGGCTCCGGCTCGACGACTTTCCCGACTGCGCGATCGAGGCCGCCGTCCCGCTTTCGCAGGGCGAGCGCGTGACCGTCGCCCTCCGGCCGGAGGACGCATGCCGGTGCGAAACCGACGCCGGCTGGGCGCTGACGGTGCGTCGCTCCATCTACCAGGGCACACGCGCCTCGGTCTGGCTGGGGCTCCCGTCGGCCCCCGCCGGTTCTGCCGAGATCGAGGCGACGCTCCCCATCGCCGGCGCGCCGCCAGCGACGGGCGAGACGGTCCACGTCACCTGGCCGGTGGACCGGGTGATGATCTTCCCGCAAGACCCCGGCCGGAAGACCCGGCCCGCGGCGTGA
- a CDS encoding NAD(P)H-dependent oxidoreductase — protein sequence MFLYRQLLERAKERPVRVCLIGAGKFGSMFLSQVPTTPGLEVAVIADLRVDAARAACRAVGWSAETVAGTDFTDDSLAALARDDVDVVIEATGHPRAGITHARAAFAAGKHIVMVNVEADVLAGVALAREAAAAGTVYSMAYGDQPALVAEMVEWARCCGFEVAAAGKGTKHMAHYHQSTPDTVWSHYNITPEAARVAGMNPKMFNSFVDGTKSSIEMAAIANACGLAVPSDGLLFPPAGAHDLAHILRPKAIGGVLEREGVTEVVTSMEPDGRQVAGDLRWGVYVVVKAPNDYAAACFRQYGMPTDSTGQYAAMYRPFHMIGLELNMSVLLAALEGKATGSARAFTGDTVACAKRDLAAGETLDGEGGYCVWGKVIPAERSLREGALPIGLAQDVTLTRAVKMGEIVGWSDVALKDGDAAVAYRRAMEDAERPKLAA from the coding sequence ATGTTCCTTTATCGGCAGCTCTTGGAGCGCGCGAAGGAGAGGCCGGTGCGGGTCTGCCTCATCGGCGCGGGCAAGTTCGGCTCGATGTTCCTCAGCCAGGTGCCGACGACGCCGGGGCTCGAGGTGGCGGTGATCGCGGACCTGCGCGTCGACGCGGCGAGGGCCGCCTGCCGCGCCGTCGGCTGGAGCGCCGAGACCGTCGCCGGGACGGATTTCACCGACGACAGCCTCGCCGCGCTGGCCCGGGACGACGTCGACGTGGTGATCGAGGCGACGGGCCATCCGCGCGCCGGCATCACCCACGCGAGGGCCGCGTTCGCGGCCGGCAAGCACATCGTCATGGTGAACGTGGAGGCGGACGTCCTCGCCGGCGTCGCCCTCGCCCGCGAGGCGGCCGCGGCCGGCACCGTCTACTCCATGGCCTACGGCGACCAGCCCGCCCTCGTCGCCGAGATGGTGGAGTGGGCGCGCTGCTGCGGCTTCGAGGTCGCGGCGGCCGGCAAGGGCACGAAGCACATGGCCCACTACCACCAGTCCACCCCGGACACGGTCTGGAGCCACTACAACATTACCCCCGAGGCCGCGCGCGTCGCAGGGATGAACCCCAAGATGTTCAACTCCTTCGTGGACGGCACGAAGTCGAGCATCGAGATGGCGGCGATCGCCAACGCGTGCGGCCTCGCGGTGCCGTCGGACGGCCTGCTGTTCCCGCCGGCGGGCGCGCACGACCTCGCCCACATCCTCCGTCCGAAGGCGATCGGGGGCGTCCTTGAGCGGGAGGGTGTCACCGAGGTCGTCACCTCGATGGAGCCGGACGGGCGGCAGGTCGCCGGGGACCTGCGCTGGGGCGTCTACGTCGTGGTGAAGGCGCCGAACGACTATGCGGCCGCCTGCTTCCGCCAGTACGGGATGCCGACCGACTCCACCGGCCAGTACGCCGCGATGTACCGGCCGTTCCACATGATCGGGCTGGAGCTCAACATGTCGGTGCTGCTCGCGGCGCTGGAAGGGAAGGCGACCGGCTCCGCGCGCGCCTTCACCGGCGACACGGTGGCGTGCGCCAAGCGCGACCTCGCGGCGGGCGAGACGCTGGACGGCGAGGGCGGCTACTGCGTGTGGGGCAAGGTGATCCCGGCCGAGCGGTCGCTGCGTGAGGGTGCGCTGCCGATCGGCCTCGCGCAGGACGTCACGCTGACCCGCGCCGTGAAGATGGGCGAGATCGTCGGCTGGAGCGACGTGGCCCTGAAGGACGGCGACGCGGCCGTCGCCTACCGCCGCGCGATGGAGGACGCCGAGCGACCGAAGCTCGCGGCCTGA
- a CDS encoding sigma-70 family RNA polymerase sigma factor, whose product MSAEDIDIVGQLDALRRYARVLTRDPEGADDLVQATLLRAHERRSSFREGGDVRVWLMSIMHNLFVDERRSTLAAEAREQAWAELHQRPVAPAGEAAARLSQLMTAFLSLSGEQREALHLVAVEGLDIAAAAAVLDLPAGTVMSRVGRARAALRTFEDGARPAPPRALRIVGGRHD is encoded by the coding sequence ATGAGCGCAGAGGACATCGACATCGTCGGTCAGCTCGACGCGCTGCGCCGCTACGCGCGCGTCCTGACCCGCGATCCGGAGGGCGCGGACGATCTCGTCCAGGCGACGCTGCTGCGCGCGCACGAGCGCCGGTCGTCGTTCCGGGAGGGCGGCGACGTGCGCGTATGGCTGATGTCGATCATGCACAACCTCTTCGTCGACGAGCGGCGCAGCACACTCGCCGCCGAGGCCCGCGAGCAGGCCTGGGCGGAGCTTCACCAGCGGCCCGTCGCGCCGGCCGGCGAGGCCGCCGCCCGGCTGTCACAACTCATGACCGCCTTCCTGTCGCTGTCGGGCGAGCAGCGCGAGGCGCTCCACCTCGTCGCCGTCGAGGGGCTCGACATTGCCGCAGCCGCCGCCGTGCTCGACCTTCCGGCCGGAACCGTGATGTCCCGCGTCGGCCGTGCCCGCGCCGCGCTGCGCACCTTCGAGGACGGTGCCCGGCCGGCACCGCCCCGGGCGCTCAGGATCGTCGGCGGGCGCCATGACTGA
- a CDS encoding ABC transporter ATP-binding protein, translating into MADVSIRKLVKRYGQVEVLHGIDLEIAHGEFIVLVGPSGCGKSTTLRMLAGLEEVSGGEIAIGGRVVNNVEPKARNIAMVFQNYAIYPHFTVYRNIGFGLRTAKLDKREKDKRIREAAAILDLTPLLERKPSQLSGGQRQRVAIGRAMVRDPAVFLFDEPLSNLDAQLRAQMRLEVKRLHQRLGSTIVFVTHDQVEAMTLADRIAIMRDGHIEQLGTPDDLYERPVNTFVAQFVGSPSMNLVPGALGADGRVTLDGLSGFTAAWAGGGAAGPVTVGLRPDELRVGPAGEGDGAITGEVEIVERLGHDALVYLKAGGQALVAKAEAANGLAPGGPVTVAASPRALHLFDRESGLALPRH; encoded by the coding sequence GTGGCGGACGTTTCCATCCGAAAGCTCGTCAAGCGCTACGGACAGGTCGAGGTGCTGCACGGCATCGACCTCGAGATCGCGCACGGGGAGTTCATCGTCCTCGTCGGGCCGTCGGGCTGCGGCAAGTCGACGACCCTGCGCATGCTCGCCGGCCTCGAGGAGGTGTCGGGCGGCGAGATCGCCATCGGCGGGCGCGTCGTCAACAACGTGGAGCCGAAGGCGCGCAACATCGCGATGGTGTTCCAGAACTATGCGATCTACCCGCACTTCACCGTCTACAGGAACATCGGCTTCGGCCTGCGGACGGCGAAGCTCGACAAGCGCGAGAAGGACAAGCGGATCCGCGAGGCGGCCGCGATCCTCGACCTGACGCCGCTCCTGGAGCGCAAGCCCTCGCAGCTCTCCGGCGGGCAGCGCCAGCGCGTGGCGATCGGCCGTGCGATGGTGCGCGACCCCGCCGTCTTCCTGTTCGACGAGCCGCTCTCCAACCTAGACGCCCAGCTCCGCGCCCAGATGCGCCTCGAGGTGAAGCGCCTTCACCAGCGGCTCGGGTCGACGATCGTCTTCGTCACCCACGACCAGGTGGAGGCGATGACGCTCGCCGACCGGATCGCCATCATGCGTGACGGGCACATCGAGCAGCTCGGCACCCCGGACGACCTCTACGAGCGGCCGGTGAACACGTTCGTGGCGCAGTTCGTCGGCAGCCCGTCGATGAACCTCGTGCCGGGCGCGCTCGGCGCGGACGGGCGCGTGACGCTCGACGGGCTGTCCGGTTTCACCGCCGCCTGGGCCGGCGGCGGGGCGGCCGGGCCGGTCACGGTGGGGCTGAGGCCGGACGAGCTTCGCGTCGGACCCGCCGGCGAGGGCGACGGCGCGATCACCGGCGAGGTCGAGATCGTCGAGCGGCTGGGGCACGACGCTCTTGTCTATCTGAAGGCGGGCGGGCAGGCGCTGGTCGCCAAGGCGGAGGCGGCGAACGGCCTTGCGCCCGGCGGTCCGGTAACGGTCGCCGCATCGCCCCGCGCCCTGCACCTTTTCGACCGCGAGAGCGGCCTCGCGCTGCCGCGGCACTGA
- a CDS encoding ROK family transcriptional regulator, which translates to MNEHLLRFPAHSHSRRSSLRTVLREVVRAGAISRAELSRRTGLSKQTMSDIVRDLLEEDWLRAVGQQRGAVGRSATNYELNPSRCHVWGGDLGGTSLRVCIADLTGRTVAEAREPTEPAGGEAVVNQIVALVGRLAASRGLPLERIACGAIGVPGAYDRQSRRLSLVTNVAGLDRMDLEAVLGARLGMTVFAENDVTLAANGELSRGSPWSTGTFAFLAMGTGVGLGLVSEGQIVRGARGAAGEIAWLPLGGDPFDSRNFHAGTLERAISSVAILERYRAYGGPKDASMIALFDAYNAGAPAAARVLDEVARTLAVVIVAIRALLDPEAVVFGGSIGVRPELLALVRAQLARCMPDPVPVEASRLGGKAAEVGAVAMAISHVHDLLLSDLPATPEAFDPAGARD; encoded by the coding sequence ATGAACGAGCACCTACTTCGCTTTCCGGCGCACTCGCACAGCCGTCGCAGCTCCCTGCGAACGGTTCTGCGGGAGGTGGTGCGGGCCGGCGCGATCTCGCGCGCGGAGCTGTCGCGCCGCACGGGACTGTCGAAGCAGACGATGTCCGACATCGTGCGCGACCTGCTGGAGGAGGACTGGCTGCGCGCGGTGGGCCAGCAGCGCGGCGCCGTCGGCCGCAGCGCCACCAACTACGAACTCAACCCGTCGCGCTGCCACGTGTGGGGCGGCGACCTCGGCGGCACGAGCCTCCGCGTCTGCATTGCCGACCTCACCGGCAGGACGGTCGCCGAGGCGCGCGAGCCCACCGAACCGGCCGGCGGCGAGGCGGTGGTGAACCAGATCGTCGCGCTGGTCGGGCGTCTGGCGGCGAGCCGCGGCCTGCCGCTGGAGCGGATCGCCTGCGGCGCGATCGGCGTACCCGGCGCCTACGACCGGCAGAGCCGCCGTCTCAGCCTCGTGACCAACGTCGCCGGGCTCGACCGGATGGACCTCGAGGCGGTGCTGGGCGCGCGGCTCGGCATGACGGTCTTCGCCGAGAACGACGTGACGCTGGCGGCCAACGGCGAATTGAGCCGGGGGAGCCCCTGGTCGACCGGCACCTTCGCCTTCCTGGCGATGGGGACCGGCGTCGGCCTCGGCCTCGTCTCGGAGGGGCAGATCGTGCGCGGCGCCCGCGGTGCGGCGGGCGAGATCGCGTGGCTCCCGCTGGGCGGGGACCCGTTCGACAGCCGCAACTTTCACGCCGGCACGCTGGAGCGGGCGATCTCCAGCGTTGCCATCCTCGAGCGCTACCGGGCGTACGGCGGCCCGAAGGACGCGTCGATGATCGCCCTCTTCGATGCCTACAACGCCGGCGCGCCTGCCGCCGCGCGGGTGCTCGACGAGGTGGCGCGCACGCTGGCAGTGGTGATCGTCGCGATCCGGGCGCTGCTCGACCCGGAGGCGGTGGTGTTCGGCGGCAGCATCGGCGTGCGGCCGGAGCTTCTGGCGCTGGTGCGCGCCCAGCTCGCGCGGTGCATGCCCGACCCCGTGCCGGTGGAGGCGAGCCGTCTCGGCGGCAAGGCGGCCGAGGTGGGCGCCGTCGCCATGGCGATCAGCCACGTGCACGACCTCCTCCTCAGCGACCTCCCGGCGACGCCCGAGGCGTTCGACCCCGCCGGCGCCCGGGACTGA
- a CDS encoding ABC transporter permease, which translates to MRQSALPWHLRLILLAPALLLVAVLLGGSLARLFELSFHQILPGRLSVDPGFTLASYGRALGDLFHLRILGRTLLVAFAVTAACAALGFPLAYFLWSAPKRWKGVLVLLVVAPLLISLVVRAYGWMVLLGDSGLLNRLLIGLGLTDAPLHLLYGMPAVVIGLIHVQMPFMVLSILAAMERIDPTLLKAAETLSASRLRAIVEVLLPLSFPGILGGATLVFTLCMTAFVTPQLLGGTGSQVMTTLIYGQFMSGFNWPLGAALAAVLSVASLVGVVLMTQAAGLLPSVRRERRAGRETGAPHP; encoded by the coding sequence ATGAGGCAGTCGGCCCTCCCCTGGCATCTGCGACTGATACTGCTGGCGCCGGCGCTGCTGCTCGTCGCGGTCCTGCTGGGAGGTTCCCTGGCGCGGCTCTTCGAGCTGAGCTTCCACCAGATCCTGCCGGGCCGGCTCTCCGTCGACCCGGGCTTCACGCTCGCCAGCTACGGCCGCGCGCTCGGCGACCTCTTCCACTTGCGCATCCTCGGGCGGACGCTGCTCGTCGCCTTCGCGGTGACCGCGGCCTGCGCCGCCCTCGGCTTTCCGCTCGCCTACTTCCTGTGGTCGGCCCCGAAGCGCTGGAAGGGCGTTCTCGTCCTTCTCGTCGTGGCACCGCTCCTCATCAGCCTCGTCGTGCGCGCCTACGGCTGGATGGTCCTGCTCGGCGACAGCGGCCTCCTCAACCGCCTGCTCATCGGCCTCGGCCTCACCGACGCCCCGCTCCATCTCCTCTACGGCATGCCCGCGGTCGTCATCGGCCTCATCCACGTGCAGATGCCGTTCATGGTGCTCTCCATCCTCGCCGCGATGGAGCGGATCGACCCGACCCTCCTGAAGGCGGCCGAGACCCTCTCCGCCTCCCGCCTGAGGGCGATCGTCGAAGTCCTGCTGCCGCTCTCGTTTCCCGGCATTCTGGGCGGCGCGACGCTCGTCTTCACGCTCTGCATGACCGCGTTCGTCACTCCGCAGCTTCTCGGCGGCACCGGCTCGCAGGTCATGACCACGCTGATCTACGGACAGTTCATGTCCGGCTTCAACTGGCCTCTCGGCGCCGCGCTCGCCGCCGTCCTCTCGGTCGCATCTCTGGTCGGCGTCGTCCTCATGACGCAGGCCGCGGGGCTGCTGCCGTCTGTCCGGCGCGAACGTCGCGCCGGCCGAGAGACGGGAGCACCGCACCCGTGA
- a CDS encoding ABC transporter permease, with the protein MTRVLFALLVTAIYAFLLCPLIVVVAASFSSGDIVTFPPQGFSLRWYGEALSKALFTGGLTTSILLGIAAAVGSSVLGVLSAMGLASAEFRGRQALELILLSPLIVPGVVIGIALLTSFSEFGPRGAWPRLLLAHVLLTLPYSVRTVLISLQRLDPALASAAETLGASRARIFFEITLPLIRPGIIAGALFAFVMSFDNVPVSVFLVSADTTTLPLAIMSYLEYNFDPSVAAISTIIILVMLALSLILERIAGLRRVLSTS; encoded by the coding sequence GTGACACGCGTCCTCTTCGCTCTCCTGGTGACGGCGATCTACGCCTTCCTCTTGTGCCCGCTGATCGTGGTGGTCGCCGCCTCGTTCAGCAGCGGCGACATCGTCACGTTCCCGCCGCAGGGGTTCTCGCTGCGCTGGTACGGGGAGGCGCTCTCCAAGGCGCTGTTCACCGGCGGCCTGACGACCTCGATCCTCCTCGGCATCGCCGCCGCGGTCGGCAGCAGCGTGCTCGGCGTCCTCTCCGCCATGGGCCTCGCCTCCGCCGAGTTCCGCGGCCGGCAGGCGCTCGAGCTCATCCTGCTGTCGCCCCTCATCGTCCCGGGCGTGGTCATCGGCATCGCGCTGCTGACGAGTTTCTCCGAATTCGGCCCGCGCGGAGCGTGGCCGCGCCTCCTCCTGGCGCACGTCCTGCTGACGCTGCCCTACTCGGTCCGCACCGTGCTCATCTCGCTGCAGCGGCTCGACCCCGCGCTGGCGAGCGCCGCCGAAACGCTGGGCGCCAGCCGCGCGCGCATCTTCTTCGAGATCACGCTGCCCCTGATCCGGCCCGGCATCATCGCCGGCGCGCTCTTCGCCTTCGTCATGTCGTTCGACAACGTGCCGGTCTCGGTGTTCCTCGTCAGCGCCGACACGACGACGCTGCCGCTCGCGATCATGTCCTACCTCGAATACAACTTCGACCCGTCGGTCGCGGCCATCTCGACCATCATCATCCTCGTCATGCTGGCGCTGTCCCTGATCCTCGAACGGATCGCCGGTCTCCGGCGCGTCCTGTCGACAAGTTGA
- a CDS encoding 2OG-Fe(II) oxygenase, whose translation MSSPDPAASEPVRLLPGDPAPGFIQRSVANPRYAFDSAAGRYLVLCFYGSASDAHTDAALQAAYARTDHFDDARACFFGVSVDPRDEAEGRVANRMPGYRHFWDFDLVASRLYGVVPKDAAPGSGPIALARHWFVIDPTMRVIAAVPFRADRGDIAEVMAVLDDLPPPERFAGIDLQAPIIFLPRVFEPELCRHLIGLYEEQGGEESGFMREVDGRTVGVTDASFKRRKDYNIADRALIGQLQGRFLRRVIPEIAKVHQFKATRMERYIVSCYAAEDGGHFSAHRDNTTKGTAHRRFAVSVNLNDDFDGGEVNFPEYGPRSFKAPPGGAVVFSCSLLHKVSRVRRGRRYAFLPFLYDDQAARIREANMRYLGTQEGQDGAAAKPAAEPEA comes from the coding sequence ATGTCCTCACCCGATCCCGCCGCGAGCGAGCCCGTGCGACTGCTGCCCGGCGACCCCGCCCCGGGGTTCATCCAGCGCAGCGTCGCCAATCCCCGCTACGCCTTCGACTCCGCCGCCGGCCGCTACCTTGTGCTCTGCTTCTACGGCAGCGCCTCCGACGCCCACACCGACGCGGCGCTGCAGGCCGCCTACGCCAGGACGGACCACTTCGACGACGCCCGCGCATGCTTCTTCGGCGTCAGCGTCGATCCGAGGGACGAGGCGGAGGGGCGCGTCGCCAACCGCATGCCCGGCTACCGCCACTTCTGGGACTTCGACCTCGTCGCCTCCCGCCTCTACGGGGTCGTGCCGAAGGACGCCGCGCCCGGCAGCGGCCCCATCGCCCTCGCCCGCCACTGGTTCGTGATCGACCCGACCATGCGGGTGATCGCCGCCGTCCCGTTCCGCGCCGACCGGGGCGACATCGCCGAGGTGATGGCCGTCCTCGACGACCTGCCGCCGCCGGAGCGGTTCGCCGGCATCGACCTGCAGGCGCCCATCATCTTCCTGCCGCGCGTGTTCGAGCCCGAGCTCTGCCGTCACCTGATCGGCCTCTACGAGGAGCAGGGCGGCGAGGAGAGCGGCTTCATGCGCGAGGTCGACGGCCGCACCGTCGGCGTCACCGACGCGAGCTTCAAGCGCCGCAAGGACTACAACATCGCCGACCGCGCCCTGATCGGCCAGCTCCAGGGGCGCTTCCTGCGCCGCGTCATCCCGGAGATCGCCAAGGTGCACCAGTTCAAGGCGACGCGGATGGAGCGCTACATCGTCTCCTGCTATGCGGCCGAGGACGGGGGCCACTTCTCCGCCCATCGCGACAACACCACGAAGGGGACGGCGCACCGCCGCTTCGCCGTGTCGGTCAACCTCAACGACGACTTCGACGGCGGCGAGGTGAACTTCCCCGAGTACGGCCCACGGTCATTCAAGGCTCCGCCGGGCGGCGCGGTGGTCTTCTCCTGCTCGCTGCTGCACAAGGTGAGCCGGGTGAGGCGGGGCCGCCGCTATGCGTTCCTGCCCTTCCTCTACGACGATCAGGCGGCCAGGATCCGGGAGGCGAACATGCGCTACCTCGGCACGCAGGAGGGCCAGGACGGCGCCGCGGCGAAGCCCGCCGCCGAGCCCGAGGCCTAA